In the genome of Persephonella sp. KM09-Lau-8, one region contains:
- a CDS encoding nucleotidyltransferase domain-containing protein, with the protein MDEVLKKLEEIRKENNITILYACESGSRAWGFESPDSDYDIRFIYVNKLDYYLFIQPERDTIEITEEPFDFVGWDLKKALSLLRKSNPSIIEWLNSPIIYKKDEEFFQKIKELANLSFNPKAMMYHYLSMAKTNYRTYLKTDQVKIKKYFYVIRPILSLIWIEKNKTIPPIKFEELFNQVEIEEKVRHAINNLLVIKKQKRELDLYPRIEKLNQFIEEKLEYYEQFLKSFELKKELPEIEKFNHLLKEMIFKYDKKACYSLEKLKNELKNFVKKRQWEKYHTLKNLAVSVSIESAELLEHFQWWDKKPEEISEEERKEIGYEIADIFTYLLHLSEKLGIDILKITEEKLEKTKQKYPVERFKGNYEKPK; encoded by the coding sequence ATGGATGAAGTATTAAAGAAGTTAGAAGAAATAAGAAAAGAAAATAACATCACGATACTTTATGCCTGTGAGTCAGGGAGTAGAGCTTGGGGATTTGAGTCTCCTGACAGTGATTACGATATCAGGTTTATTTATGTCAATAAGCTTGATTACTATTTATTTATACAACCAGAAAGAGATACTATCGAAATCACGGAAGAACCGTTTGATTTTGTTGGCTGGGACTTAAAAAAAGCATTATCTTTACTCAGAAAATCAAATCCTTCTATTATCGAATGGCTGAATTCCCCTATAATTTACAAAAAAGATGAAGAGTTTTTCCAAAAAATAAAGGAACTTGCGAATCTTTCCTTTAACCCTAAAGCAATGATGTATCACTATCTCAGTATGGCAAAAACCAATTACAGAACCTATCTGAAAACAGATCAGGTTAAGATCAAAAAATATTTTTATGTTATCCGTCCAATACTTTCTTTAATCTGGATTGAAAAAAATAAAACAATCCCACCAATTAAATTTGAAGAGCTTTTTAATCAGGTTGAGATTGAAGAAAAAGTCAGACATGCTATAAATAATCTGTTGGTGATAAAAAAACAAAAAAGAGAGTTAGACTTATACCCAAGAATTGAAAAGCTAAACCAGTTTATTGAAGAAAAATTAGAATACTACGAGCAGTTTTTGAAAAGCTTTGAATTAAAAAAAGAGCTACCTGAAATAGAAAAATTCAACCATCTTTTAAAAGAAATGATATTTAAATATGATAAAAAAGCCTGTTATTCATTGGAAAAACTGAAAAACGAACTTAAAAATTTTGTGAAAAAAAGGCAGTGGGAAAAGTATCACACATTGAAAAATCTGGCAGTGTCAGTTTCCATAGAATCTGCAGAACTGCTGGAACACTTTCAGTGGTGGGACAAAAAGCCAGAGGAGATTTCAGAAGAGGAAAGAAAAGAAATAGGCTACGAGATAGCAGATATTTTTACATATTTGCTACATTTATCAGAAAAGCTTGGAATAGACATTTTAAAAATCACAGAAGAAAAACTAGAAAAAACGAAACAAAAATATCCTGTGGAGAGGTTTAAAGGAAATTATGAAAAACCAAAATAA